One Polaribacter sp. KT25b DNA segment encodes these proteins:
- a CDS encoding glycoside hydrolase family protein yields the protein MKQFKILVLIAIMLQACASKIEEPKTLIDFFKPMPIQKPLVSDEIWGANNVLPRDISNGLEDPTMINSCYWDGKIVKSDDGKYHMYVCRWNQSLSHTDGWHLGSKGIHAVSDNIMGPYIDKGLLWPQWREGTGGNVIGLRMKDGRYAAVTSEITEGEVFVSNSPEGPFKLLGKIQIDSNGFNIGLAKYQNKKQLFFGHMSNVKILLRPDGRYMLIGRSTAVMISDNGILGPYKIMSDRIYKKYPELPQTRNEDPTIWYSGGMYHIVYNHWPTKTSHHFTSTDGIADWKYRGIAFKKEEFKIFKYTDGTINNWQFVERPTAYVENGHVTHFMFSVIDVKKGQDRGSDNHASKIVVVPFDGVAFDKYMQKLVKEEKK from the coding sequence ATGAAACAGTTTAAAATTTTAGTTTTAATAGCAATCATGCTACAGGCTTGTGCTTCAAAAATAGAAGAGCCAAAGACTTTAATAGATTTTTTTAAACCAATGCCAATTCAAAAACCATTAGTTTCTGATGAAATTTGGGGTGCAAATAATGTTTTACCTAGAGATATAAGCAATGGATTGGAAGATCCTACAATGATAAACAGTTGTTATTGGGACGGGAAAATTGTAAAAAGTGATGATGGAAAATACCACATGTATGTTTGTCGCTGGAATCAATCTTTATCCCATACTGACGGTTGGCATTTGGGGTCAAAAGGAATTCATGCAGTAAGTGATAATATTATGGGGCCTTATATAGATAAAGGTTTACTATGGCCACAATGGAGAGAAGGTACAGGAGGTAATGTTATAGGTCTGCGTATGAAAGATGGACGTTATGCAGCAGTAACGAGCGAAATTACCGAAGGAGAGGTGTTTGTATCGAATTCGCCAGAAGGGCCTTTTAAACTTCTTGGTAAAATTCAAATAGATTCTAATGGTTTTAATATAGGATTGGCAAAATATCAAAATAAAAAGCAGCTTTTCTTCGGACATATGTCTAATGTAAAAATTTTATTGAGACCTGATGGAAGATATATGTTAATTGGTAGGTCTACAGCGGTAATGATTAGTGATAATGGCATTTTAGGTCCTTATAAAATTATGAGCGATCGCATTTATAAAAAATACCCAGAGTTACCACAAACTAGAAACGAGGATCCTACCATTTGGTATAGCGGCGGAATGTATCACATTGTTTACAATCATTGGCCAACAAAAACATCACATCATTTTACATCAACAGATGGAATTGCAGATTGGAAATATAGAGGGATTGCCTTTAAAAAAGAAGAATTTAAAATATTTAAATATACAGACGGAACAATAAATAATTGGCAATTTGTAGAAAGACCAACAGCGTATGTTGAAAATGGTCATGTAACTCATTTTATGTTTTCTGTTATTGATGTAAAAAAAGGTCAAGATAGAGGAAGCGATAACCATGCAAGTAAAATTGTAGTGGTTCCTTTTGATGGAGTTGCTTTTGATAAGTATATGCAAAAATTAGTC
- a CDS encoding glycoside hydrolase family protein: MEPQKALISEGIWGDSNVIPRDTTNGLEDATLKKWCYWDGKIIKDDEGKYHMYASRWDEKYSHSKGWHIGSKGMHAVSNNIMGPYVDKGLLWPQWKEGIGHNVIGLRMHDGRFAAVTSELTDGEIFVSENPNGPFKLLGKIKVDPNGFSMGLARYQNKTKPHYGHMSNVKILLRPDGRYMLIGRSTAVMISDNGILGPYKIMSDRIYKKYPELPQTRNEDPTIWYSGGMYHIVYNHWPTKTSHHFTSEDGIADWKYRGIAFKKEEFKIFKYTDGTINDWQFVERPTAYVENGHVTHFMFSVIDVKKGQDRGSDNHASKIVVVPFDGVAFDKYMQKLVKEEKK, translated from the coding sequence ATGGAACCTCAAAAAGCTTTAATTTCAGAAGGAATTTGGGGAGATTCAAACGTAATTCCTAGAGATACCACAAATGGATTAGAAGATGCTACATTAAAAAAATGGTGTTATTGGGATGGGAAAATAATAAAAGATGATGAAGGCAAATATCATATGTATGCAAGTCGTTGGGATGAAAAATATTCTCATAGTAAAGGTTGGCATATAGGTTCTAAAGGAATGCATGCTGTGAGTAATAATATTATGGGACCTTATGTTGATAAAGGTTTATTATGGCCACAATGGAAAGAAGGAATAGGTCATAATGTTATTGGTTTAAGAATGCATGATGGACGCTTTGCAGCCGTTACTAGCGAACTTACTGATGGTGAAATATTTGTTTCTGAAAATCCAAATGGACCTTTTAAATTGTTAGGGAAAATTAAAGTTGACCCTAATGGATTTAGTATGGGATTGGCAAGATACCAGAATAAAACAAAACCACATTATGGGCATATGTCTAATGTAAAAATTTTATTGAGACCTGATGGAAGGTATATGTTAATTGGTAGGTCTACAGCGGTAATGATTAGTGATAATGGCATTTTAGGTCCTTATAAAATCATGAGCGATCGCATTTATAAAAAATACCCAGAGTTACCACAAACTAGAAACGAGGATCCTACCATTTGGTATAGCGGCGGAATGTATCACATTGTTTACAATCATTGGCCAACAAAAACATCACATCATTTTACTTCTGAAGATGGAATTGCAGACTGGAAATATAGAGGGATTGCCTTTAAAAAAGAAGAATTTAAAATATTTAAATATACAGACGGAACAATAAATGATTGGCAATTTGTAGAAAGACCAACAGCGTACGTTGAAAATGGTCATGTTACTCATTTTATGTTTTCTGTCATTGATGTAAAAAAAGGTCAAGATAGAGGAAGCGATAACCATGCAAGTAAAATTGTAGTGGTTCCTTTTGATGGAGTTGCTTTTGATAAGTATATGCAAAAATTAGTCAAAGAAGAAAAAAAATGA
- a CDS encoding FAD-dependent oxidoreductase: MKRRDFFKKGTQGVVAASIFPIIGDISAQTSNSTNVLFKEEKALRETLKKDPIRRKTLVVDVAVIGGGMSGISAAVSAARNGAKVVLVQDRPVLGGNASSEMRVTVNGVKNLENKHKVERETGIVEELLIENWHYNPQESYHVWDHVLYNYVIREKNLTLLLNTTALDVNIDENKIKSVVCRQLTTETDFTINAPVFVDCSGDGFVAATAGAEFKQGREGKAEFNEKYAPDKPDGWVMGDCFMMITKDMGRPVPFYAPEYAVPFDAEKAFKDKHRKIKHLKEGFWWVELGSDVDIIGERDEIRHKLMANFYGVWNHIKNSGDFPEAANIVLDWVGSIPGRRESRRFVGDYILSEPDMLGLRHFDDAIAFGGWSLDEHCPGGIENLNEPASYFHSRFKEVYQIPFRCLYSKNIDNLLFAGRNVSVTHIALSSTRIIGTCSMMGQAAGTAAAMCANKGVSPRKLYQNNINDLQEQLLRDDSYFPHRPAKDPKDKARTADLIFASSTSSGDVKNLLDGVSRDEINKIHHWQSEGLNAELQLEWNKPQKFTSVEMKFDTNLQRLMMMHKDPAKNKGQVTAVPPELIKDFTVEARVQGNWKEVGKKEYNITRLVKINFDEVKATAIRLKLKNTHGKENIRMFEVRCY, translated from the coding sequence ATGAAAAGAAGAGATTTTTTTAAAAAAGGAACTCAAGGAGTTGTAGCAGCAAGTATATTTCCAATCATAGGAGACATTTCTGCTCAAACATCTAATAGCACAAATGTTTTATTTAAGGAAGAAAAAGCATTAAGAGAGACTTTAAAAAAAGATCCAATTCGTAGAAAAACTTTAGTTGTTGATGTTGCAGTAATTGGTGGAGGAATGTCTGGAATTTCTGCTGCAGTTTCAGCCGCTAGAAATGGCGCAAAAGTTGTTTTAGTACAAGACAGACCCGTTTTAGGTGGAAATGCATCTAGCGAAATGAGAGTAACCGTAAACGGTGTAAAAAATTTAGAAAACAAACATAAAGTAGAAAGAGAAACAGGAATTGTAGAAGAATTATTGATTGAAAACTGGCATTACAATCCGCAAGAATCATATCATGTTTGGGATCATGTTTTATACAATTATGTAATTCGTGAAAAGAATTTAACGCTACTATTAAATACAACTGCGTTGGATGTAAATATTGATGAAAATAAAATTAAATCGGTTGTTTGTCGACAATTAACCACTGAAACAGATTTTACCATAAATGCACCTGTTTTTGTAGATTGCTCTGGAGATGGTTTTGTGGCTGCAACAGCAGGAGCAGAATTTAAACAAGGACGAGAAGGCAAAGCAGAATTTAATGAAAAATATGCGCCAGATAAACCAGATGGTTGGGTTATGGGAGATTGTTTTATGATGATAACAAAAGACATGGGAAGACCAGTGCCTTTTTATGCGCCAGAATACGCTGTTCCTTTTGATGCTGAAAAAGCATTTAAAGATAAACATAGAAAAATAAAACATTTAAAAGAAGGGTTTTGGTGGGTAGAATTAGGAAGTGATGTAGATATTATTGGAGAAAGAGATGAAATCCGTCATAAATTAATGGCTAACTTCTATGGAGTTTGGAATCATATAAAAAATTCTGGAGATTTCCCTGAAGCAGCTAATATTGTTTTAGATTGGGTAGGCTCAATTCCTGGTAGAAGAGAATCTAGAAGATTTGTAGGAGATTATATTCTTTCTGAACCAGATATGTTGGGATTACGTCATTTTGATGATGCAATTGCTTTTGGCGGTTGGTCTTTAGATGAACATTGCCCTGGCGGAATTGAAAACCTTAACGAACCTGCAAGTTATTTTCATTCTAGGTTTAAAGAAGTGTATCAAATCCCTTTTAGATGCTTGTATTCTAAAAATATTGACAACTTATTATTTGCCGGCAGAAACGTGAGTGTTACACATATTGCACTTTCATCAACAAGAATTATTGGTACTTGTTCTATGATGGGGCAAGCAGCAGGAACAGCGGCAGCAATGTGTGCGAATAAAGGAGTTTCGCCAAGAAAATTATATCAAAATAATATAAATGATTTGCAAGAGCAATTGTTAAGAGACGATTCGTATTTTCCACATAGACCAGCAAAAGATCCTAAAGATAAAGCAAGAACAGCAGATTTAATTTTTGCTTCTTCAACTAGTTCTGGTGATGTAAAAAATCTATTAGATGGTGTAAGTAGAGATGAAATTAATAAAATTCATCACTGGCAATCAGAAGGATTAAATGCTGAATTACAATTAGAATGGAACAAACCTCAAAAATTTACAAGTGTAGAAATGAAGTTTGATACCAACTTGCAACGTTTAATGATGATGCATAAAGATCCTGCTAAAAATAAAGGGCAAGTTACTGCTGTTCCTCCAGAATTGATAAAAGATTTTACGGTAGAAGCACGTGTACAAGGAAACTGGAAAGAAGTTGGTAAAAAAGAGTACAATATTACACGTTTAGTAAAAATAAATTTTGATGAAGTTAAAGCAACTGCCATTCGTTTAAAATTGAAAAACACGCACGGAAAAGAAAATATTAGAATGTTTGAAGTTCGTTGTTATTAA
- a CDS encoding sulfatase: MKLNIKSIIFLLSILCTLTITSQNNTDKPNVLFIMVDDLNDWVGAFGGNKQAITPNIDALAANSTIFKNAYCAAPLCNPSRTSILTGYRPSTTGVYGNSEVFREEKGFENTITLPQYFEKNGYKTAAAGKIFHSPMGKASAPKEGSDPGSFQQEKEGGLGGTFPDKKNKLKHGLDLKKYGVKGSFLRSFDWFPVDVTLENNNDYKSADYGVNFLQESHDKPFFLACGIFRPHLPWYAPKQFFDMYKLEDIELPKTIKYDLDDVGKMGNNMAKKSVHQSIVDHGKWKEAVRAYLANVSFADACVGHLLNGLKNSKYANNTIIVLMGDHGWHLGEKEHWSKNVLWERSAKTPLLIFDPRDGNGKVSSSIVSLLDVYPTLVEMANLPQKNDLEGKSISSIVKKPSKEIHEFVLTSKDKGIHSLRSKNYRYTIYSNGFEELYDHRNDPNEWANIASNSSNKEIIEKFRKELKNTLK; encoded by the coding sequence ATGAAATTAAATATTAAAAGTATCATATTTCTTTTAAGCATTTTATGTACCCTAACTATTACATCTCAAAATAATACTGATAAACCTAATGTATTATTTATTATGGTTGATGATTTAAATGATTGGGTTGGTGCTTTTGGCGGAAATAAACAAGCCATAACACCAAATATTGATGCACTTGCAGCAAACAGTACTATTTTTAAAAATGCATATTGCGCTGCGCCATTGTGTAACCCATCTAGAACTAGTATATTAACTGGTTATAGACCTTCAACAACTGGAGTTTATGGAAATTCAGAAGTTTTTAGAGAAGAAAAAGGTTTTGAAAACACAATTACACTTCCACAATATTTTGAAAAAAATGGTTACAAAACTGCTGCTGCAGGAAAAATTTTTCATAGCCCAATGGGAAAAGCTTCTGCGCCAAAAGAAGGTAGCGATCCTGGATCTTTTCAACAAGAAAAAGAAGGCGGTTTAGGCGGAACTTTTCCTGACAAAAAAAACAAACTTAAACACGGTTTAGATTTAAAAAAATACGGAGTTAAAGGATCTTTTTTACGATCTTTTGACTGGTTTCCGGTTGATGTAACTTTAGAAAACAATAATGATTATAAATCTGCAGATTATGGAGTAAATTTTCTACAAGAAAGTCATGATAAACCTTTCTTTTTAGCTTGTGGAATTTTTAGACCCCATTTACCTTGGTACGCGCCAAAACAATTCTTTGACATGTATAAATTAGAAGATATTGAGCTACCTAAAACCATAAAATATGATTTAGATGATGTTGGTAAAATGGGTAATAATATGGCAAAAAAATCGGTTCATCAATCTATCGTAGATCATGGAAAATGGAAAGAAGCTGTTAGGGCATATTTGGCAAATGTATCTTTTGCTGATGCATGTGTTGGTCATTTATTAAACGGATTAAAAAACAGCAAATATGCTAATAATACTATTATTGTTTTAATGGGAGATCATGGTTGGCATTTGGGAGAAAAAGAACATTGGTCTAAAAATGTTTTGTGGGAACGCTCAGCAAAAACTCCTTTATTAATTTTTGACCCAAGAGATGGCAACGGAAAAGTAAGTTCATCAATTGTTTCTTTATTAGACGTCTACCCTACTCTTGTTGAAATGGCTAATCTACCTCAAAAAAATGATTTAGAAGGTAAAAGTATTTCTAGTATCGTAAAAAAACCTTCGAAAGAAATTCATGAATTTGTGCTTACCTCAAAAGATAAAGGCATTCATTCTTTAAGAAGTAAAAACTATAGATATACAATTTATAGTAACGGTTTTGAAGAATTATACGACCATAGAAACGACCCAAACGAATGGGCAAATATTGCTAGTAATTCTTCTAATAAAGAAATTATAGAAAAATTTAGAAAAGAACTTAAGAACACACTTAAATAA
- a CDS encoding sialate O-acetylesterase, which translates to MKKEILIFLICTLSCFKLFAQEEIHIVLFAGQSNMAGQGIVSNLSKQDIKRIDNISDRVLISTSTNSIKNVKPLSFYVSKGENKFGPELFVGLTLAEKNPNQKYLFIKKAVGGTSLYGAWNSNWSKEKADLAEKNPEKKKMKLFSEHIKIINSNLEELKGTNYKILGLLWMQGESDTNKEITASSYQQNLEDLIAAYRKELDLKKLPFIIGQINVLPRKYKKGPEQVRNAMDSITRVDKFVEIVKTSLDPKWLDYPKHSDNLHYNTEGQKKLGIEFTKKLTSLLN; encoded by the coding sequence ATGAAAAAAGAAATACTCATTTTTTTGATTTGTACTTTAAGCTGTTTTAAATTATTTGCTCAAGAAGAAATACATATTGTTTTATTTGCTGGGCAATCTAATATGGCAGGACAAGGAATTGTTAGTAATTTATCTAAACAAGATATAAAAAGAATTGACAACATTTCTGATCGAGTTTTAATAAGTACTTCAACTAATTCAATAAAAAATGTAAAACCTTTATCTTTCTATGTTTCAAAAGGTGAAAATAAATTTGGCCCAGAACTTTTTGTAGGACTTACTTTAGCTGAAAAAAATCCAAATCAAAAATATTTATTTATAAAAAAAGCGGTAGGTGGCACATCATTATATGGTGCTTGGAATTCTAATTGGTCTAAAGAAAAAGCAGATTTAGCTGAAAAAAATCCAGAAAAAAAGAAAATGAAATTGTTTTCTGAACACATTAAAATTATCAATTCTAATTTAGAAGAACTAAAAGGAACAAACTATAAAATTCTCGGCTTACTCTGGATGCAAGGTGAAAGTGATACTAATAAAGAAATTACCGCAAGCAGTTATCAACAAAACTTAGAAGATTTAATTGCAGCGTATAGAAAAGAATTAGATTTAAAAAAATTGCCTTTTATAATTGGTCAAATAAATGTTTTACCTAGAAAATATAAAAAAGGGCCAGAACAAGTTAGAAATGCGATGGATTCTATAACGAGAGTAGATAAATTTGTAGAAATTGTTAAGACTTCTTTAGATCCTAAATGGTTAGATTACCCAAAACATTCAGATAATTTACACTACAATACAGAGGGGCAAAAAAAATTAGGAATCGAGTTTACAAAAAAACTAACAAGCCTTTTAAACTAA
- a CDS encoding sialate O-acetylesterase, producing the protein MKKNIFLLFLLMLASCKSSEITAQNDVDIQVVLLAGQSNMAGAGNFDELESNIINRIQKISDRVSLVFNGKLIKPLSYYDNKPSEKYNFTKRFGPELLMGLTLAENNPTKKYLLIKRSQGGTALYGAWNPNWSSEKAQAIEKDKKQKLQLFSMHIEDIQKSLAILKSEEKTYKIIGLAWMQGENDATLIEAARSYASNLKALILKYRTIFKEEKMPFVIGEINSRYGVKDGAKIVRNQMESFVNKTHFTALIKTSTNQNWLDYPKHKDNVHYNTEGQVKLGTAFAFELMKMIK; encoded by the coding sequence CAGAAATTACAGCTCAAAATGATGTAGATATTCAAGTAGTTTTATTAGCAGGTCAATCTAATATGGCTGGTGCTGGTAATTTTGATGAACTCGAAAGCAATATTATTAATCGAATTCAAAAGATTTCTGATAGAGTTTCTTTAGTTTTTAATGGTAAATTAATTAAGCCGTTATCATACTATGATAATAAACCATCAGAAAAATACAATTTTACAAAACGATTTGGTCCAGAGTTATTAATGGGTTTAACACTTGCAGAAAATAATCCTACAAAAAAATATTTGCTTATAAAAAGATCTCAAGGTGGCACAGCTTTATATGGCGCTTGGAACCCAAATTGGTCATCAGAAAAAGCACAAGCTATAGAAAAAGACAAAAAGCAAAAACTACAATTATTTTCTATGCATATAGAAGATATTCAGAAAAGTTTAGCGATTCTAAAATCCGAAGAAAAAACTTATAAAATTATTGGTTTAGCTTGGATGCAAGGAGAAAATGATGCCACTTTAATAGAAGCTGCAAGAAGTTATGCTTCTAATTTAAAAGCATTAATTTTAAAATACAGAACTATTTTTAAGGAAGAAAAAATGCCATTTGTTATAGGTGAAATAAACTCAAGATATGGTGTAAAAGATGGAGCAAAAATTGTTAGAAATCAAATGGAATCTTTTGTAAACAAAACCCATTTTACTGCTTTAATTAAAACATCTACAAACCAAAATTGGTTAGATTACCCTAAGCACAAAGATAATGTTCATTACAACACAGAAGGTCAGGTTAAATTAGGCACAGCTTTTGCCTTTGAATTAATGAAAATGATAAAATAG